A DNA window from Zingiber officinale cultivar Zhangliang chromosome 3A, Zo_v1.1, whole genome shotgun sequence contains the following coding sequences:
- the LOC122053797 gene encoding 54S ribosomal protein L51, mitochondrial-like — MALRGVWQLQKLIVSYCDWGGSSRGIRAFMETHLPTFKEKNPQLEVVTEIIRNQHPHLKAFYKNHRERVVCVRNLTPEDVLLHATRLRNALGRKVVKLRTRHVTRQPSVQGTWTTALKF, encoded by the exons ATGGCACTGCGAGGTGTTTGGCAACTTCAGAAGCTGATAGTGAGCTATTGTGATTGGGGAGGAAGTAGCAGGGGGATTAG GGCCTTTATGGAAACACATTTGCCAACCTTCAAGGAAAAGAATCCTCAGCTAGAGGTAGTTACAGAGATCATTCGCAATCAACATCCTCACCTGAAGGCCTTCTACA AGAATCATAGAGAACGAGTGGTCTGTGTGAGAAATTTAACACCGGAGGACGTTCTGCTGCATGCCACCAGACTAAGGAATGCACTGGGAAGGAAAGTTGTGAAGCTGAGAACAAGGCATGTCACAAGGCAACCCAGTGTTCAAGGAACATGGACGACTGCACTCAAATTCTAG
- the LOC122051952 gene encoding WD repeat-containing protein 44-like isoform X1 — translation MTSTTRNLPEEDSGEEKFYESLDRILSSCSNSGSVSASDDESYTGGHRRRVGRLRLPPLRSLDVWFSEPASVEERRRRLLRHLGLSGDPALSRPRRSDAASCKISSPSSSSGVAWPGCDGSASKSLCQQRQVPSKPPLGVRFRIPDASKGILPIEGGVVPSDSRFVIKNLDDGREFVVKELQEDRMSNTVREVGTGRQLTMEEFDMCIGKSPIVQELMKRQSVEDATDSSGGDSRSSGSGGSVVVRRSAGGWRWKKRGSWLRSIKNVAENMVARGHNCDRKRGDDKDSSSEMGGRSSSATNDNLDGLNGLNHCPERIRVRQYGKSQKELSGLCMTQEIQAHNGSIWSIRFSLDGQYLASGGEDCAIRVWEVLEVDRFGNLANDVASPEMTSTLASADRNQWDKQRRAKVRCSKKSVCSHPLKVPAHIVALSEKPVCCFRGHLGDVLDLSWSTSQFLLSSSMDKTVRLWHMSSTSCLKVFSHSTYVTCIQFNPVDDRYFISGSLDNKVRIWSIPDRQVIDWKDLHEMVTAACYTPDGQGALIGTHRGNCHLYDASDSKLIQKSQVDLKNRKKKITGFQFAPGNPSKVLVTSADSQIRIIDGDELVHKLKGFRNTNSQISAFPTADGKHVISASEDSHIYVWRFDDSQTKGDATTTQSYEYFHCRGVTVAAPWPNTSLQKMARTCPNNQANVASVGESDRLRLSDPQFCQRINSHQNGATGNSNWFNDKVTATWPEELMTPNKQSPKCNGDLCNGGTAAQSWEAFGLVIVTAGVGGEIKTYQNFDFPIHL, via the exons ATGACCTCGACGACGAGAAATCTTCCGGAGGAAGACTCGGGGGAGGAGAAATTCTACGAGTCCTTGGACCGGATCCTCTCCTCCTGCTCCAATTCCGGCTCCGTCTCCGCCTCCGACGACGAATCCTACACCGGAGGTCACCGTCGCCGCGTCGGACGCCTGCGTCTCCCCCCTCTGCGCTCTCTCGATGTCTGGTTCTCCGAACCGGCCTCAGTCGAGGAGCGCCGCCGACGCCTACTCCGCCATCTCGGCCTCTCCGGCGATCCCGCGCTCTCTCGACCCCGAAGATCTGACGCCGCCTCCTGTAAAATATCTTCCCCATCCTCCTCATCTGGAGTGGCCTGGCCCGGATGCGACGGCTCCGCGAGCAAATCGCTGTGCCAACAGCGGCAGGTCCCCTCCAAGCCTCCTCTCGGCGTTAGATTCCGTATCCCCGATGCTTCCAAAGGCATTCTTCCGATCGAGGGGGGAGTCGTTCCCAGTGACTCGCGTTTCGTGATCAAGAATCTAGACGACGGGAGGGAGTTCGTggtgaaggagttacaagaggaTCGGATGTCGAACACTGTCAGAGAAGTCGGAACAGGACGGCAGCTTACTATGGAGGAGTTCGATATGTGCATTGGGAAGTCCCCCATAGTTCAAGAGCTGATGAAACGGCAGAGCGTGGAGGATGCCACTGACAGCAGTGGCGGCGATTCCCGTAGTTCTGGTAGTGGGGGTTCTGTTGTTGTCAGAAGGTCTGCTGGAGGATGGAGATGGAAAAAAAGGGGAAGTTGGCTTAGAAGCATCAAGAATGTCGCCGAGAACATGGTGGCTAGAGGGCACAACTGCGACCGCAAGCGTGGCGATGACAAAGATAGTTCATCCGAGATGGGAGGGAGATCCAGCTCGGCTACCAATGATAACCTTGATGGTTTAAACGGCCTAAATCATTGCCCTGAGAGAATAAGAGTCCGGCAATATGGGAAGTCTCAGAAGGAGCTCAGTGGTTTGTGCATGACCCAGGAAATCCAGGCGCATAATGGGTCCATCTGGAGCATTAGATTCAGCTTGGATGGGCAGTATTTGGCCAGTGGAGGCGAGGACTGTGCCATTCGTGTGTGGGAGGTCTTAGAGGTTGACAGATTTGGCAATTTGGCTAATGATGTAGCCTCACCAGAGATGACATCCACTTTGGCCAGCGCTGACAGAAATCAATGGGATAAGCAGAGAAGAGCAAAGGTTAGGTGCAGTAAGAAATCTGTATGTTCTCACCCTTTGAAGGTACCAGCGCATATCGTTGCTCTGTCTGAAAAGCCTGTGTGTTGTTTCAGAGGTCACTTAGGTGATGTACTTGATCTATCTTGGTCGACATCTCAG TTTTTGCTTTCCTCTTCAATGGATAAAACGGTCCGACTTTGGCACATGTCCAGTACTTCCTGCTTAAAAGTATTCTCACATAGTACATATG TGACATGTATCCAGTTCAATCCTGTTGATGACCGATATTTCATCAGTGGATCCCTCGACAACAAGGTGAGGATATGGAGTATTCCAGATCGGCAAGTTATTGATTGGAAAGATTTGCATGAGATGGTCACTGCTGCTTGTTATACGCCTGATGGACAG GGTGCTCTAATTGGTACGCATAGGGGAAATTGCCACTTGTATGATGCATCGG ATAGCAAGCTTAttcagaagagtcaagtagatctgaaaaacagaaagaagaaaatcacTGGTTTCCAG TTTGCCCCTGGAAATCCATCAAAGGTACTAGTAACATCTGCAGATTCGCAAATTCGAATTATTGATGGTGATGAACTGGTCCACAAGCTTAAAG gttttcgcAACACAAACAGCCAAATATCAGCCTTCCCAACAGCCGACGGGAAACATGTGATATCTGCTAGTGAAGATTCTCACATCTATGTATGGAGATTTGATGATTCTCAAACAAAAGGCGATGCGACCACCACTCAATCCTACGAATATTTCCACTGTCGGGGTGTGACTGTGGCTGCTCCTTGGCCAAACACCAGTTTGCAAAAGATGGCGAGAACTTGCCCCAACAACCAAGCAAATGTTGCATCAGTAGGAGAAAGTGACAGGCTTCGGCTTTCAGATCCTCAGTTTTGCCAACGCATCAATTCTCACCAGAATGGTGCCACTGGCAACTCAAACTGGTTTAACGATAAGGTCACAGCGACTTGGCCTGAAGAGCTTATGACGCCCAATAAGCAGAGCCCTAAATGTAATGGTGATTTGTGCAACGGAGGAACAGCAGCACAAAGCTGGGAAGCCTTTGGATTGGTGATCGTAACTGCAGGTGTGGGTGGTGAAATAAAAACGTATCAGAATTTTGACTTTCCCATCCATTTGTGA
- the LOC122051952 gene encoding WD repeat-containing protein 44-like isoform X2 has translation MTSTTRNLPEEDSGEEKFYESLDRILSSCSNSGSVSASDDESYTGGHRRRVGRLRLPPLRSLDVWFSEPASVEERRRRLLRHLGLSGDPALSRPRRSDAASCKISSPSSSSGVAWPGCDGSASKSLCQQRQVPSKPPLGVRFRIPDASKGILPIEGGVVPSDSRFVIKNLDDGREFVVKELQEDRMSNTVREVGTGRQLTMEEFDMCIGKSPIVQELMKRQSVEDATDSSGGDSRSSGSGGSVVVRRSAGGWRWKKRGSWLRSIKNVAENMVARGHNCDRKRGDDKDSSSEMGGRSSSATNDNLDGLNGLNHCPERIRVRQYGKSQKELSGLCMTQEIQAHNGSIWSIRFSLDGQYLASGGEDCAIRVWEVLEVDRFGNLANDVASPEMTSTLASADRNQWDKQRRAKVRCSKKSVCSHPLKVPAHIVALSEKPVCCFRGHLGDVLDLSWSTSQFLLSSSMDKTVRLWHMSSTSCLKVFSHSTYVTCIQFNPVDDRYFISGSLDNKVRIWSIPDRQVIDWKDLHEMVTAACYTPDGQGALIGTHRGNCHLYDASDSKLIQKSQVDLKNRKKKITGFQFAPGNPSKVLVTSADSQIRIIDGDELVHKLKVAGDVNGVFNMMPSYTIPCLTVSRELYICPIL, from the exons ATGACCTCGACGACGAGAAATCTTCCGGAGGAAGACTCGGGGGAGGAGAAATTCTACGAGTCCTTGGACCGGATCCTCTCCTCCTGCTCCAATTCCGGCTCCGTCTCCGCCTCCGACGACGAATCCTACACCGGAGGTCACCGTCGCCGCGTCGGACGCCTGCGTCTCCCCCCTCTGCGCTCTCTCGATGTCTGGTTCTCCGAACCGGCCTCAGTCGAGGAGCGCCGCCGACGCCTACTCCGCCATCTCGGCCTCTCCGGCGATCCCGCGCTCTCTCGACCCCGAAGATCTGACGCCGCCTCCTGTAAAATATCTTCCCCATCCTCCTCATCTGGAGTGGCCTGGCCCGGATGCGACGGCTCCGCGAGCAAATCGCTGTGCCAACAGCGGCAGGTCCCCTCCAAGCCTCCTCTCGGCGTTAGATTCCGTATCCCCGATGCTTCCAAAGGCATTCTTCCGATCGAGGGGGGAGTCGTTCCCAGTGACTCGCGTTTCGTGATCAAGAATCTAGACGACGGGAGGGAGTTCGTggtgaaggagttacaagaggaTCGGATGTCGAACACTGTCAGAGAAGTCGGAACAGGACGGCAGCTTACTATGGAGGAGTTCGATATGTGCATTGGGAAGTCCCCCATAGTTCAAGAGCTGATGAAACGGCAGAGCGTGGAGGATGCCACTGACAGCAGTGGCGGCGATTCCCGTAGTTCTGGTAGTGGGGGTTCTGTTGTTGTCAGAAGGTCTGCTGGAGGATGGAGATGGAAAAAAAGGGGAAGTTGGCTTAGAAGCATCAAGAATGTCGCCGAGAACATGGTGGCTAGAGGGCACAACTGCGACCGCAAGCGTGGCGATGACAAAGATAGTTCATCCGAGATGGGAGGGAGATCCAGCTCGGCTACCAATGATAACCTTGATGGTTTAAACGGCCTAAATCATTGCCCTGAGAGAATAAGAGTCCGGCAATATGGGAAGTCTCAGAAGGAGCTCAGTGGTTTGTGCATGACCCAGGAAATCCAGGCGCATAATGGGTCCATCTGGAGCATTAGATTCAGCTTGGATGGGCAGTATTTGGCCAGTGGAGGCGAGGACTGTGCCATTCGTGTGTGGGAGGTCTTAGAGGTTGACAGATTTGGCAATTTGGCTAATGATGTAGCCTCACCAGAGATGACATCCACTTTGGCCAGCGCTGACAGAAATCAATGGGATAAGCAGAGAAGAGCAAAGGTTAGGTGCAGTAAGAAATCTGTATGTTCTCACCCTTTGAAGGTACCAGCGCATATCGTTGCTCTGTCTGAAAAGCCTGTGTGTTGTTTCAGAGGTCACTTAGGTGATGTACTTGATCTATCTTGGTCGACATCTCAG TTTTTGCTTTCCTCTTCAATGGATAAAACGGTCCGACTTTGGCACATGTCCAGTACTTCCTGCTTAAAAGTATTCTCACATAGTACATATG TGACATGTATCCAGTTCAATCCTGTTGATGACCGATATTTCATCAGTGGATCCCTCGACAACAAGGTGAGGATATGGAGTATTCCAGATCGGCAAGTTATTGATTGGAAAGATTTGCATGAGATGGTCACTGCTGCTTGTTATACGCCTGATGGACAG GGTGCTCTAATTGGTACGCATAGGGGAAATTGCCACTTGTATGATGCATCGG ATAGCAAGCTTAttcagaagagtcaagtagatctgaaaaacagaaagaagaaaatcacTGGTTTCCAG TTTGCCCCTGGAAATCCATCAAAGGTACTAGTAACATCTGCAGATTCGCAAATTCGAATTATTGATGGTGATGAACTGGTCCACAAGCTTAAAG TTGCTGGTGATGTGAACGGTGTGTTTAACATGATGCCTTCCTACACTATTCCATGTCTCACCGTGTCCCGGGAACTATACATCTGTCCTATTTTATGA